A genomic stretch from Clavelina lepadiformis chromosome 5, kaClaLepa1.1, whole genome shotgun sequence includes:
- the LOC143459762 gene encoding NFX1-type zinc finger-containing protein 1-like isoform X2, giving the protein MNRLERGRPWRRNVGRFDDHQNENLPRPPWPDRGRGGGRGIDGGRGRDGDRGRAGPVIRGRGRGVAPNNGTNHNHRVNAENHVIQLISYKALEEMVQDETIEARNVTLRLASDHSGFCQRLSQTDLDGGMIQMLLKVIGKMCRDDDPPDSLKRVLNNIIHTKFTDKIIRFLHALPRENAFRKQHAATHILNCLDLLRAWITRMPATSETDVSMLSANVKIVIEKMALGSDYKFEARLKEIDEILSEQLTQPTPTEEDNDLSEAERMHEMAPPNNFRDISVYPEAGDINGTQESFLRTNLVNSAYKNEDHYLDVQFRLLREDFVRPLREGIRHCFTPGGEMRLDRQRQTNVRVYENVSIEFPKPGRTGMQYYVHFDTKRLQNVRWDASRKLMYGNLVCLSFDKFERHFLFAIIVDRDPKQLKMGYVRLEFVSNNGNVGAGGNVEDALRELQLENDSEDSSDDDSSDEDDENVIEEQLAAVPGNSLLTQADMRRRYYMVETEAYFESYRHVLAGLQKTENIPLQQYIVRCQQEIRPPRYLRVAQQPRYDFKCIIEADDLPHTDVEVLKTDSWHSTEELSLDQSQLDALKSALTNEISLIQGPPGTGKTHVGLIVMKLLLANRQRRNENFIRNPLQRRRRAAIEYSQVLVICYTNHALDQFLEGIIKFQRTDVIRVGGRCKSKVLEQYKLMNVRRNSSTTLGRLNRRTIWDLWRDLSAQQHAMESCTDVLEVSTHSVLRLQQFESIIPHPLYEQFEMISLQSGCTADDALLMWLGVAEPDKILCDKPYILEECVNAVTAPLEKMGYNKRKVVQAILDSNSMEQQKILDWLEKNENNPGAADAFPTKDIIHLYLEKIEIPFDPQPLLDQGFHPLEVKCALLATDFRRPNIKYIETWLENKNKAADKENDPVQADNLNDEEDAHLEADVEFLEEQRAIDQDDEEPAAPSRRENEKKKTDQLAAATYDDIKEKMSSGKWELQPAERKRRKNKIKLQIGRVDAMSKRDAGDVAELFSLDENNRWRLYRRWLQDLRDQLRGRIIAEGDKYNQLARALVDAQNEQDYTILRSAKVVGMTTTGAAKYRDIVQRLPAKVVIVEEAAEVLEAHIVTSMPRNTEHLILIGDHQQLKPSPTVYELAKKFNLDISLFERMIKNGIPRSKLQLQHRMRPQIASLLRPHIYQVLEDHESVLHYPQVMGVQKNVFFLSHECRENNVQDGQSKVNHHEASFMVTFCQYLIQQGYLPGQITILTAYVGQLHIINRLKPKKLAGVRVTAVDNFQGEENDIILLSLVRSNDEGKIGFLGIENRVCVALSRAKIGLFCIGDFTLLAEKSRLWRIILEKLQEEGSTGDGLPLQCRNHPEKIFSARIAKDFEKVPEGGCGQQCVFRLNCGHRCTRFCHPDDERHTKFKCRKSCERKCPSGHLCRLKCHETCHCVVKVLKEIPNCGHIQTMDCGKDPNTFTCYVPCQDVLPCGHQCLGVCGVPCPTKCEVLVEKQLPCDHVQKIPCYRSEKPRKVDCMNPCGVELRCGHRCRGNCFSCKQGRLHERCREKCNRQLFCGHICQEDCSTKCPPCKKKCDTKCQHSACPKECFEPCVLCTERCNKWLGRNRKCSKLCSEPCDSTPVTKPCLKRLKCKHSCVGIVGEKCPELCRVCNKDKLTEIGEMFPGGDHGSSQRFIMLKCKHIFPAEFLDRWMEMKADASEDEGIQLKQCPQCKTVIRDSNRYRHIINQQLRLINQVREKINGKTEDVAKARKKLLRHFVSERDPLDTDSCATEWKELQKSINESKTMNDLVVAEIRLRNLSKLCDVETAVNGIPIFHLKLPKNILESLKANITIVRDWLFNNRPYFSDQEMLDFDCEFGKIKQQLIFIKFIRNSLFDAKRGDEMLKSYLKRAGNLLFSSTLRFTDDHEVEVERAMKDITDYAPSLVSGLGISEEEKKMVVKAMSFQKGHWYKCRNDHIYCIGNCGGAELTATCPECQQTIGGAGHRLADGNQVAGEMDGSTRPAYDPQNLLIPPEV; this is encoded by the exons atgaacAGGCTTGAAAGAGGAAGACCTTGGAGAAGAAACGTTGGAAG ATTTGACGACCATCAAAATGAAAATCTTCCTCGGCCGCCGTGGCCAGATCGTGGCAGAGGTGGAGGTCGTGGCATAGATGGAGGTCGTGGCAGAGATGGAGATCGTGGCAGAGCTGGTCCTGTCATTCGAGGCCGGGGTCGAGGTGTGGCTCCAAATAATGGAACCAATCACAATCACAG AGTGAATGCTGAAAACCACGTCATCCAACTGATTAGTTACAAGGCTCTGGAGGAAATGGTTCAAGATGAAACAATCGAAGCGAGGAACGTCACTCTCCGACTGGCAAGTGATCACTCGGGTTTTTGCCAACGCTTATCACAAACTGATTTAGATGGAG GGATGATTCAAATGTTACTGAAAGTTATTGGGAAAATGTGTCGCGATGACGACCCTCCGGATTCACTCAAGCGTGTCCTGAATAACATCATTCACACGAAGTTTACCGACAAGATAATCAGGTTCTTGCACGCCCTGCCTAGAGAAAA TGCATTTAGAAAGCAACACGCAGCTACACATATTTTAAATTGCTTGGATTTATTGCGCGCTTGGATCACAAGGATGCCAGCGACCTCAGAGACAGAC GTATCAATGCTTAGTGCTAATGTGAAGATTGTTATTGAAAAGATGGCACTGGGCTCAGACTATAAATTTGAAGCACGTTTGAAGGAGATCGATGAAATTTTAAGTGAACAACTGACACAACCCACACCAACAGAAGAAGA CAATGACTTGTCTGAAGCTGAAAGGATGCATGAAATGGCGCCACCTAATAACTTCCGAGATATTTCAGTTTATCCAGAAGCTGGCGATATAAACGGCACTCAGGAAAGTTTCCTGAGAACAAACCTTGTCAACTCAGCTTACAAGAA TGAAGACCATTACCTGGATGTGCAGTTTCGACTGTTGAGAGAAGATTTTGTTCGTCCGTTGCGTGAAGGGATAAGACACTGTTTTACACCAG GTGGCGAAATGCGACTGGATAGGCAAAGGCAAACCAACGTTCGAGTTTACGAAAATGTTTCCATCGAATTTCCAAAACCAGGCAGAACAG GAATGCAATATTACGTGCATTTTGACACCAAGAGGCTTCAAAATGTGAGGTGGGACGCATCACGCAAGTTGATGTATGGAAACCTCGTCTGCTTGTCGTTTGATAAATTTGAG AGACACTTCCTCTTCGCCATTATAGTCGACCGTGATCCGAAGCAGCTAAAGATGGGATACGTGAGGTTGGAGTTTGTATCCAACAACGGGAACGTCGGAGCAGGAGGAAACGTGGAGGACGCTCTCCGCGAACTTCAGCTGGAAAACGATTCTGAAGACTCTTCAGATGACGACTCTTCTGATGAGGATGATGAAAACGTTATAG AAGAGCAACTCGCAGCAGTTCCAGGCAATAGTCTTCTTACACAGGCAGACATGAGACGGAGATACTACATGGTGGAAACTGAGGCTTACTTTGAATCCTACCGACATGTTTTGGCCGGCTTGCAAA aaACGGAAAACATTCCTTTGCAGCAATATATTGTCAGGTGCCAGCAGGAGATACGACCACCTCGATATCTCCGAGTCGCCCAACAACCTCGCTACGACTTCAAGTGCATAATAGAAGCAGATG ACCTGCCGCACACCGATGTTGAGGTTTTAAAGACCGACAGCTGGCACAGCACAGAAGAACTAAGTCTGGACCAGTCACAACTTGACGCACTCAAGTCCGCTCTGACCAATGAGATTTCACTCATACAAGGCCCACCTGGAACTGGAAAAACTCACGTCGGACTCATCGTGATGAAACTGCTTCTGGCCAATAGACAGCGAAG GAATGAAAACTTCATCAGGAATCCCCTCCAACGACGACGCCGAGCGGCCATAGAGTACTCCCAAGTGCTGGTGATCTGCTACACCAACCATGCCCTGGACCAGTTCCTCGAAGGAATCATCAAGTTCCAGAGAACTGACGTCATCCGTGTCGGTGGACGCTGCAAGTCGAAAGTCTTGGAGCAATATAAGTTGATGAACGTTCGGAGAAACTCTTCGACCACTCTTGGAAGATTGAATCGGCGGACAATCTGGGATCTCTGgc GTGACTTGAGTGCACAACAACACGCCATGGAATCATGCACTGATGTACTGGAAGTCTCCACTCATTCTGTGCTTCGGCTGCAACAATTTGAAAGCATCATTCCACATCCGCTCTATGAACAATTTGAAATGATCAGTCTTCAAAGTGGTTGCACAG CCGATGACGCTCTTTTGATGTGGCTCGGTGTGGCTGAACCTGACAAAATTCTCTGTGACAAGCCTTACATTCTAGAAG AATGCGTAAATGCTGTCACTGCTCCACTGGAGAAGATGGgctacaacaagagaaaggtCGTACAAGCCATCCTTGATTCCA ACTCAATGGAGCAGCAAAAAATCTTGGATTGGTTGGAAAAGAATGAAAACAATCCCGGAGCAGCAGATGCTTTTCCAACTAAAG ACATCATACATTTATATTTGGAGAAGATCGAAATTCCTTTTGATCCCCAACCTCTGCTGGATCAAGGATTCCACCCACTTGAGGTCAAATGCGCTCTTCTTGCCACCG actTCAGGCGACCGAACATCAAATACATTGAAACTTGGTTGgagaataaaaacaaagcagcTG ATAAAGAAAACGATCCGGTTCAAGCTGACAATTTAAATGATGAAGAAGATGCTCATCTTGAAGCAGATGTTGAGTTCCTGGAGGAGCAAAGAGCGATTGACCAag ACGACGAAGAACCTGCAGCGCCCTCAAGaagagaaaatgaaaaaaagaaaactgacCAACTTGCCGCCGCCACTTATGACGacataaaag AAAAAATGTCGTCAGGAAAATGGGAGTTGCAGCCAGCGGAGAGGAAACGTCGAAAGAACAAGATAAAGCTGCAGATCGGTCGAGTTGACGCGATGTCCAAGCGAGATGCAGGGGACGTGGCCGAGCTTTTTAGCCTCGATGAAAACAACAGATGGCGATTGTACCg TCGTTGGCTCCAAGATCTCAGAGACCAGCTTCGTGGTCGGATCATCGCTGAAGGTGATAAATACAACCAGCTCGCTAGGGCACTGGTGGACGCCCAGAACGAACAAGATTACACGATTTTGCGAAGTGCGAAGGTCGTTGGCATGACAACCACCGGAGCTGCAAAGTACAGGGACATCGTACAAAGACTTCCG GCAAAAGTTGTCATTGTTGAAGAAGCGGCCGAAGTGTTGGAAGCtcacattgtgacgtcaatgCCACGCAACACAGAACACTTAATTCTGATTGGTGACCATCAGCAACTGAAACCTTCGCCGACCGTCTATGAACTTGCCAAGAAATTTAACCTCGATATTTCGTTGTTTGAGCGAATG ATTAAGAACGGGATTCCTCGGAGCAAGCTGCAACTCCAGCATCGGATGCGACCCCAAATCGCGAGTTTATTGCGTCCCCACATCTATCAAGTCCTGGAAGATCATGAGAGCGTCCTCCATTATCCTCAGGTGATGGGAGTCCAGAAAAACGTCTTTTTCCTCTCGCACGAATGCCGCGAGAACAACGTCCAAGATGGACAGAGCAAG GTTAACCACCACGAGGCCAGCTTCATGGTTACCTTCTGCCAATATCTCATTCAACAGGGCTACTTGCCGGGACAGATCACCATACTCACAGCTTATGTCG GGCAGCTTCACATCATCAATCGACTGAAGCCAAAGAAGTTGGCGGGAGTTCGAGTGACAGCAGTGGACAATTTCCAAGGGGAGGAAAACGACATCATATTACTCTCACTTGTACGGAGTAATGATGAG GGCAAAATTGGATTTCTCGGGATCGAGAATCGAGTCTGTGTCGCGTTGTCTCGAGCAAAGATAGGATTGTTCTGCATCGGAGATTTCACT TTGCTAGCGGAAAAGAGTCGTCTATGGCGAATCATCCTGGAGAAGTTGCAAGAAGAGGGAAGCACCGGGGATGGATTGCCCCTGCAGTGCAGGAATCACCCGGAGAAGATTTTTAGCGCAAGAATTGCGAAAGATTTCGAGAAAGTTCCAGAAG GTGGTTGTGGACAGCAGTGTGTTTTCCGACTCAACTGCGGTCACCGATGCACAAGATTTTGTCATCCCGATGACGAGCGTCACACAAAGTTTAAATGCAGGAAGTCTTGTGAAAGAAAATGCCCCAGCGGTCATCTTTGTCGTCTGAAGTGTCACGAGACCTGTCATTGTGTTGTTAAAGTGTTAAAG GAGATTCCCAATTGTGGTCACATTCAAACGATGGACTGCGGCAAAGATCCCAACACATTCACCTGCTATGTTCCCTGCCAAGACGTGCTTCCATGTGGTCACCAATGCTTAGGCGTTTGTGGGGTTCCATGTCCAACTAAATGCGAAGTTTTGGTTGAAA AGCAATTACCGTGCGATCACGTGCAGAAGATCCCATGCTATAGATCAGAGAAACCTCGGAAAGTTGATTGCATGAATCCGTGTGGCGTGGAACTGAGATGCGGACATAGATGCAGAGGAAATTGCTTCTCATGTAAACAG GGTCGTCTGCACGAACGCTGCCGTGAAAAATGCAACCGCCAGCTTTTCTGCGGCCATATTTGCCAGGAAGATTGCTCCACCAAGTGTCCGCCGTGCAAGAAGAAATGTGACACAAAGTGTCAGCACAGTGCGTGCCCAAAGGAATGCTTTGAACCTTGTGTCCTGTGCAC CGAAAGATGCAACAAATGGCTTGGACGCAACCGCAAGTGTTCGAAGCTGTGTAGCGAGCCATGCGATTCCACACCAGTTACCAAGCCATGCTTGAAG AGGTTGAAATGCAAACACTCCTGCGTTGGAATAGTTGGTGAGAAGTGTCCCGAACTGTGCCGGGTTTGCAACAAAGATAAACTGACCGAGATTGGAGAAATGTTTCCTGGTGGTGATCATGGATCCTCTCAGAG GTTTATCATGCTCAAATGCAAGCACATCTTCCCTGCTGAGTTCCTTGATCGATGGATGGAGATGAAAGCGGATGCCTCAGAAGACGAAGGGATCCAACTGAAGCAATGTCCTCAGTGTAAGACTGTGATCCGTGACTCGAACAGATACCGACACATCATCAACCAGCAGCTGAG GTTAATCAACCAAGTGAGAGAAAAGATTAATGGAAAGACCGAGGACGTGGCAAAGGCGAGAAAAAAACTTCTGAGGCATTTCGTTTCTGAGCGAGATCCTCTTGATACGGATTCTTGTGCAACAGAATGGAAGGAACTGCAAAAATCGATT AACGAATCGAAAACGATGAATGACTTGGTGGTGGCTGAAATAAGATTGCGTAATCTTTCAAAGCTTTGTGACGTAGAGACAGCAGTTAACGGAATTCcgatttttcatttaaaattgcCAAAGAATATACTCGAAA GTTTAAAAGCGAACATCACCATTGTAAGGGACTGGCTCTTCAACAACCGTCCATATTTCTCCGACCAGGAAATGCTCGATTTCGATTGTGAGTTTGgaaaaatcaaacaacagCTGATTTTCATCAAGTTTATCAGGAACTCTTTATTTGACGCGAA GAGAGGAGATGAGATGTTGAAGAGTTATCTCAAGAGAGCTGGAAACCTTCTCTTCTCCTCCACTCTTCGCTTCACTGATGATCATGAGGTGGAAGTGGAAAGGGCGATGAAAGATATCACAGATTAT GCTCCGTCTTTAGTGTCCGGCCTAGGGATCAGcgaagaagaaaagaaaatggtcGTGAAGGCGATGTCGTTCCAGAAAGGCCACTGGTACAAATGCAGGAATGATCACATCTACTGCATCGGAAATTGTGGGGGGGCGGAGCTCACAGCTACTTGCCCTGAGTGCCAACAGACCATCG GAGGTGCAGGTCACAGATTGGCGGACGGAAACCAAGTTGCCGGTGAAATGGACGGATCTACGAGACCAGCCTACGATCCGCAAAATTTACTTATCCCGCCAGAAGTTTGA